The following are from one region of the Streptomyces rubrogriseus genome:
- a CDS encoding membrane protein, with amino-acid sequence MDYVSALLPPAVMAVFFIGLIRVIVKTQGGANKAKEDAVVDAALARAEGARQQSPHPEA; translated from the coding sequence ATGGACTACGTCTCCGCGCTCCTGCCCCCGGCCGTCATGGCCGTCTTCTTCATCGGCTTGATCCGGGTGATCGTGAAGACCCAGGGCGGCGCCAACAAGGCCAAGGAGGACGCGGTCGTCGACGCCGCCCTCGCACGGGCGGAGGGTGCCCGACAGCAGTCCCCCCACCCCGAGGCCTGA
- a CDS encoding BlaI/MecI/CopY family transcriptional regulator — MGELEDAVMTRVWKWNRPVTVREVLEDLQQERSIAYTTVMTVLDNLHQKGWVRRESEGRAYRYEAVSTRAAYAAALMNDAWSQSDNPAAALVAFFGMMSEEQRQALGDAIRIVQGPETPAPGPGAVADGGER; from the coding sequence TTGGGAGAACTCGAAGACGCGGTCATGACGAGGGTGTGGAAGTGGAACCGCCCCGTGACCGTTCGAGAAGTCCTGGAAGACCTGCAACAGGAACGGTCCATCGCGTACACCACCGTGATGACCGTTTTGGACAATCTCCATCAGAAGGGCTGGGTGCGCCGCGAGTCCGAAGGCCGGGCCTATCGATATGAGGCGGTCTCCACTCGCGCCGCCTACGCCGCCGCCCTCATGAACGATGCCTGGTCCCAGAGCGACAACCCCGCCGCCGCCCTCGTCGCCTTCTTCGGCATGATGAGCGAGGAACAGCGCCAGGCGCTCGGAGACGCCATCCGCATCGTGCAGGGACCGGAAACCCCCGCACCGGGACCCGGCGCGGTAGCGGACGGCGGCGAGCGATAG
- a CDS encoding ATP-dependent Clp protease ATP-binding subunit, producing MFERFTDRARRVVVLAQEEARMLNHNYIGTEHILLGLIHEGEGVAAKALESLGISLEAVRQQVEEIIGQGQQAPSGHIPFTPRAKKVLELSLREALQLGHNYIGTEHILLGLIREGEGVAAQVLVKLGADLNRVRQQVIQLLSGYQGKETATAGGPAEGTPSTSLVLDQFGRNLTQAARESKLDPVIGREKEIERVMQVLSRRTKNNPVLIGEPGVGKTAVVEGLAQAIVKGEVPETLKDKHLYTLDLGALVAGSRYRGDFEERLKKVLKEIRTRGDIILFIDELHTLVGAGAAEGAIDAASILKPMLARGELQTIGATTLDEYRKHLEKDAALERRFQPIQVAEPSLPHTIEILKGLRDRYEAHHRVSITDEALVQAATLADRYISDRFLPDKAIDLIDEAGSRMRIRRMTAPPDLREFDEKIAGVRRDKESAIDSQDFEKAASLRDKEKQLLAAKAKREKEWKAGDMDVVAEVDGELIAEVLATATGIPVFKLTEEESSRLLRMEDELHKRVIGQKDAVKALSKAIRRTRAGLKDPKRPGGSFIFAGPSGVGKTELSKALAEFLFGDEDALISLDMSEFSEKHTVSRLFGSPPGYVGYEEGGQLTEKVRRKPFSVVLFDEVEKAHPDIFNSLLQILEDGRLTDSQGRVVDFKNTVIIMTTNLGTRDISKGFNLGFAAAGDTKSNYERMKNKVQDELKQHFRPEFLNRVDDVVVFPQLSQDDILQIVDLMIQKVDERLKDRDMGIELSQSAKELLSKRGYDPVLGARPLRRTIQREVEDSLSEKILFGELRPGHIVVVDTEGEGDAATFTFRGEEKSTLPDVPPIEQAAGGGAGPNLSKEA from the coding sequence ATGTTCGAGAGGTTCACCGACCGCGCGCGGCGGGTTGTCGTCCTGGCTCAGGAAGAAGCCCGGATGCTCAACCACAACTACATCGGCACCGAGCACATCCTCCTGGGCCTGATCCACGAGGGTGAGGGTGTCGCCGCCAAGGCCCTTGAGAGCCTCGGGATTTCGCTCGAGGCGGTCCGCCAGCAGGTGGAGGAGATCATCGGCCAGGGCCAGCAGGCCCCGTCCGGCCACATCCCCTTCACCCCCCGTGCCAAGAAGGTTCTGGAGCTGTCGCTCCGCGAGGCCCTCCAGCTGGGCCACAACTACATCGGCACGGAGCACATCCTGCTCGGCCTGATCCGCGAGGGCGAGGGCGTCGCCGCCCAGGTCCTGGTCAAGCTGGGCGCAGATCTGAACCGGGTGCGGCAGCAGGTCATCCAGCTGCTCTCCGGTTACCAGGGCAAGGAGACCGCCACCGCCGGCGGTCCTGCGGAGGGCACCCCCTCCACGTCCCTGGTCCTCGACCAGTTCGGCCGGAACCTCACCCAGGCCGCTCGTGAGTCCAAGCTCGACCCGGTCATCGGGCGCGAGAAGGAGATCGAGCGGGTCATGCAGGTGCTGTCCCGCCGTACCAAGAACAACCCGGTGCTCATCGGTGAGCCCGGCGTCGGCAAGACCGCCGTCGTCGAGGGCCTCGCGCAGGCCATCGTCAAGGGCGAGGTGCCCGAGACCCTCAAGGACAAGCACCTCTACACCCTGGACCTCGGCGCCCTGGTCGCCGGCTCCCGCTACCGCGGTGACTTCGAGGAGCGCCTGAAGAAGGTGCTCAAGGAGATCCGCACCCGCGGCGACATCATCCTGTTCATCGACGAGCTGCACACGCTGGTCGGTGCGGGTGCCGCCGAGGGCGCCATCGACGCCGCGTCGATCCTCAAGCCGATGCTGGCCCGCGGTGAGCTGCAGACCATCGGTGCGACCACGCTGGACGAGTACCGCAAGCACCTGGAGAAGGACGCGGCCCTCGAGCGCCGCTTCCAGCCCATCCAGGTCGCGGAGCCGTCGCTGCCGCACACGATCGAGATCCTCAAGGGCCTGCGCGACCGCTACGAGGCCCACCACCGCGTCTCCATCACGGACGAGGCCCTGGTCCAGGCGGCGACGCTCGCCGACCGCTACATCTCGGACCGCTTCCTGCCGGACAAGGCGATCGACCTGATCGACGAGGCCGGATCCCGGATGCGCATCCGCCGGATGACCGCGCCGCCGGACCTCCGCGAGTTCGACGAGAAGATCGCCGGCGTCCGCCGCGACAAGGAGTCCGCGATCGACTCGCAGGACTTCGAGAAGGCCGCCTCCCTGCGCGACAAGGAGAAGCAGCTCCTCGCCGCGAAGGCCAAGCGGGAGAAGGAGTGGAAGGCCGGCGACATGGACGTCGTCGCCGAGGTCGACGGCGAGCTGATCGCCGAGGTCCTCGCGACCGCGACCGGCATCCCGGTCTTCAAGCTCACGGAGGAGGAGTCGTCCCGCCTGCTGCGCATGGAGGACGAGCTCCACAAGCGGGTCATCGGCCAGAAGGACGCCGTCAAGGCGCTCTCCAAGGCGATCCGCCGTACCCGTGCCGGCCTGAAGGACCCGAAGCGTCCCGGTGGCTCGTTCATCTTCGCCGGCCCGTCCGGTGTCGGTAAGACCGAGCTGTCCAAGGCGCTCGCCGAGTTCCTCTTCGGTGACGAGGACGCGCTGATCTCCCTCGACATGTCGGAGTTCAGCGAGAAGCACACGGTCTCGCGCCTCTTCGGTTCGCCCCCCGGCTACGTGGGCTACGAGGAGGGCGGCCAGCTGACGGAGAAGGTCCGCCGCAAGCCGTTCTCGGTCGTCCTCTTCGACGAGGTCGAGAAGGCCCACCCGGACATCTTCAACAGCCTTCTGCAGATCCTGGAGGACGGTCGCCTGACCGACTCCCAGGGCCGGGTCGTGGACTTCAAGAACACGGTCATCATCATGACGACCAACCTCGGCACCCGGGACATCTCCAAGGGCTTCAACCTCGGCTTCGCCGCCGCGGGCGACACGAAGTCCAACTACGAGCGCATGAAGAACAAGGTCCAGGACGAGCTGAAGCAGCACTTCCGGCCCGAGTTCCTCAACCGTGTCGACGACGTGGTCGTCTTCCCGCAGCTCAGCCAGGACGACATTCTCCAGATCGTCGACCTGATGATCCAGAAGGTCGACGAGCGCCTCAAGGACCGGGACATGGGCATCGAGCTCTCCCAGTCCGCCAAGGAGCTGCTGTCCAAGCGGGGCTACGACCCGGTGCTGGGCGCGCGTCCGCTGCGCCGCACGATCCAGCGCGAGGTCGAGGACTCGCTGTCGGAGAAGATCCTCTTCGGCGAGCTGCGTCCCGGTCACATCGTGGTCGTGGACACCGAGGGCGAGGGCGACGCGGCGACCTTCACCTTCCGGGGTGAGGAGAAGTCGACCCTCCCCGACGTCCCGCCGATCGAGCAGGCGGCCGGTGGCGGCGCGGGTCCGAACCTGAGCAAGGAGGCGTAG
- a CDS encoding amino-acid N-acetyltransferase: MSNAISVRRARTSDVPDVRRLLDAYVRDRILLDKAMVTLYESIQEFWVAERDDNAEVVGCGALHVMWEDLAEVRTLAVKPGLKGAGVGHKLLEKLLDTARWLGVRRVFCLTFEVDFFGKHGFVEIGETPVDTDVYAELLRSYDEGVAEFLGLERVKPNTLGNSRMLLHL; the protein is encoded by the coding sequence ATGTCAAATGCCATCAGCGTCCGGCGGGCCCGCACCAGCGATGTCCCGGACGTACGCCGGCTGCTCGACGCGTACGTCCGTGACCGCATCCTGCTCGACAAAGCGATGGTGACGCTTTACGAGAGCATCCAGGAGTTCTGGGTCGCGGAACGGGACGACAACGCCGAGGTGGTCGGCTGCGGCGCGCTGCACGTGATGTGGGAAGACCTCGCGGAAGTGCGGACTCTCGCGGTGAAGCCCGGCCTGAAGGGCGCGGGCGTCGGCCACAAGCTGCTGGAGAAGTTGCTGGACACGGCACGCTGGCTCGGTGTTCGCCGCGTTTTCTGTCTGACCTTCGAAGTGGACTTCTTCGGCAAGCACGGCTTCGTGGAGATCGGGGAGACGCCGGTCGACACCGATGTGTACGCGGAGCTGCTGCGTTCCTATGACGAGGGCGTTGCGGAGTTCCTGGGGCTCGAACGAGTGAAACCGAACACCTTGGGCAACAGCCGGATGCTTCTGCATCTGTGA
- a CDS encoding SCO3374 family protein: MVGASHSVPVAPASPVVPSPRRPTGNGGSARERTRWWYESVLGWPTAPGEPVRLRTGVRFDVLDVPTAAGYATLERLGWSGRGPQGFPVAVRGERMLLLVAAGGAEELPGLLEWLEWGSLALDLTAVGADGLVEAPLVPVVPEPRPAGPPRPPERDGVRGPPSGCGPRSRGAGRGPRCRRCRPSAAPATPWISSGWSAHWPRSATGSGSPPTAHLGRGR, from the coding sequence ATGGTTGGCGCCTCGCACTCGGTCCCCGTCGCTCCCGCGTCCCCCGTCGTGCCGTCGCCCCGCCGGCCCACCGGGAACGGCGGCTCGGCCCGGGAGCGGACACGGTGGTGGTACGAGAGCGTGCTCGGGTGGCCGACGGCGCCCGGGGAGCCGGTGCGGCTGCGCACGGGCGTCCGCTTCGACGTCCTGGACGTGCCGACCGCCGCGGGGTACGCGACGCTGGAGCGGCTCGGGTGGTCCGGCCGGGGCCCGCAGGGGTTCCCGGTGGCCGTCCGGGGCGAGCGGATGCTGCTGCTCGTGGCGGCGGGCGGCGCGGAGGAGCTGCCCGGGCTGCTGGAGTGGCTGGAGTGGGGCTCGCTGGCGCTCGACCTGACGGCGGTCGGAGCGGACGGCCTCGTGGAGGCGCCCCTTGTCCCGGTCGTCCCGGAGCCCCGCCCGGCCGGGCCGCCGCGTCCCCCGGAGCGCGACGGCGTGCGGGGGCCGCCATCTGGCTGCGGCCCCCGGAGCCGGGGTGCGGGGCGGGGTCCTCGCTGCCGGCGCTGTCGGCCCTCGGCGGCGCCGGCAACGCCCTGGATCTCGTCCGGCTGGTCCGCACACTGGCCACGCAGTGCCACCGGGTCCGGCTCACCGCCGACCGCCCACCTCGGGCGCGGCCGGTGA
- a CDS encoding NACHT domain-containing protein, with amino-acid sequence MDAVVRTPSRLAAPLVHRLFRDPARPPVFSEPVPGLVSWRGARATATPDEVHRTAADLVHLAAERHAAPTAELAPVVDVLARTLLAIAEVDVTDADAVRLGPQDYARRLRGAVQGADRELSPDAAWFHDALLVSVCLHVLHHLVRRSAYLQRQLPGRASRIAQLVDLGDAEAAARHAERPQEDVAFEAEYAEWVARRHGWLTIVGVDFPNAPDRWPLEETYLSLEAEERSGGVGGTEDEQRTVLLADRALEDHDRVLLRGGAGSGKTTLVQWLAVAAAREGSRIPFVLPVRRFAREGFPAPDDFLHAVRHPLADRAPEGWVVRTLLAGRALLLVDGIDEAPEKTRGELRDRLRRLLRVFSGNGCLVTSRPSAVSDGWLSGGGLAEEDFVELSLAPMSRDRVTRFIRDWHSAARLDEQSRSPGPRERERERSTLDEYEQRLLHSVRIYRELRQLATNPLMCGLICALNRDRAGSLPSGRKELYDAALEMLLQRRDPERDVLYADDVRLQQSTRERLLQKLAHAMLEEDASELPRERAVGILDAALPAMPAARAQGDGAKIFRHLLHRTGLLRERSGESVDFVHRTFQDYLAAKEIVARGRFPTLVDHAHQSEWEEVIRMAAAHARPEECAQFLERLLAPAPGLRRPQINHRRLMAAACLDHVTELDPAVQRLVHDRTKNLVRPTTELAARGLGWVGPIVLELLPDPGQVPDDRQALLLACTATRVQDDAAIDYLVRLRSRAALPVRTELARGWRHFDTERYAQEIIAHLDPDGLYFPVADTAEMAALRELGGRPRIQVAGVMRAEELLAGLLPDQLTHLWLNAELPDTDVSWLSGFPQLRVLRVNPRLPRVRNVPDGVEITA; translated from the coding sequence ATGGATGCCGTCGTCCGTACGCCCTCCCGTCTCGCCGCCCCCCTCGTCCACCGGCTCTTCCGCGACCCCGCCCGGCCGCCCGTGTTCTCCGAACCGGTCCCCGGCCTCGTCTCCTGGCGCGGTGCCAGGGCCACGGCCACCCCGGACGAGGTCCACCGCACCGCCGCCGACCTGGTGCACCTCGCCGCCGAGCGGCATGCCGCGCCCACCGCCGAACTGGCCCCGGTCGTCGACGTCCTGGCCCGCACCCTGCTCGCCATCGCCGAGGTCGACGTCACCGACGCCGACGCCGTACGGCTGGGTCCGCAGGACTACGCGCGGCGGCTGCGGGGCGCGGTGCAGGGCGCCGACCGGGAGCTGTCGCCGGACGCGGCCTGGTTCCACGACGCGCTGCTGGTGTCGGTGTGCCTGCACGTCCTGCACCACCTGGTACGGCGCTCCGCCTACCTCCAGCGGCAGCTGCCGGGGCGGGCCAGCCGGATCGCCCAGCTGGTCGACCTGGGCGACGCGGAGGCGGCGGCCCGGCATGCCGAACGGCCGCAGGAGGACGTGGCGTTCGAAGCCGAGTACGCCGAGTGGGTGGCCCGGCGGCACGGCTGGCTGACCATCGTCGGCGTCGACTTCCCCAACGCGCCCGACCGTTGGCCCCTGGAGGAGACCTACCTGAGCCTGGAGGCGGAGGAGCGCAGCGGCGGGGTGGGCGGCACCGAGGACGAGCAGCGCACCGTGCTGCTCGCGGACCGCGCCCTGGAGGACCACGACCGGGTGCTGCTGCGCGGCGGCGCGGGTTCGGGCAAGACGACCCTCGTGCAGTGGCTGGCCGTCGCCGCCGCCCGGGAGGGCTCCCGGATCCCCTTCGTGCTGCCCGTGCGGCGTTTCGCCCGCGAGGGCTTCCCGGCCCCGGACGACTTCCTGCACGCGGTCCGGCACCCGCTCGCCGACCGGGCTCCGGAGGGGTGGGTGGTGCGCACCCTGCTCGCGGGCCGGGCGCTGCTGCTGGTCGACGGCATCGACGAGGCGCCGGAGAAGACGCGGGGCGAGCTGCGCGACCGGCTGCGGCGGCTGCTGCGGGTCTTCTCCGGCAACGGCTGCCTGGTCACCTCCCGGCCCTCCGCCGTCTCGGACGGCTGGCTGTCGGGGGGCGGGCTGGCCGAGGAGGACTTCGTCGAGCTGTCGCTTGCGCCCATGTCCCGGGACCGGGTGACCCGGTTCATCCGGGACTGGCACTCGGCGGCCCGCCTCGACGAGCAGAGCCGCTCCCCCGGTCCGCGGGAACGCGAGCGGGAGCGCAGCACGCTGGACGAGTACGAGCAGCGGCTGCTGCACTCCGTACGGATCTACCGCGAACTGCGCCAGCTCGCCACCAACCCCCTGATGTGCGGCCTGATATGCGCCCTCAACCGGGACCGGGCGGGCTCCCTGCCCAGCGGCCGCAAGGAGCTGTACGACGCCGCCCTGGAGATGCTGCTCCAGCGCCGCGACCCCGAACGGGACGTGCTGTACGCCGACGACGTGCGGCTCCAGCAGAGCACCAGGGAACGGCTGTTGCAGAAACTGGCCCACGCCATGCTGGAGGAGGACGCCTCCGAGCTGCCCCGGGAGCGGGCGGTGGGCATCCTGGACGCCGCGCTGCCCGCGATGCCCGCCGCCCGCGCGCAGGGGGACGGCGCGAAGATCTTCCGGCATCTGCTGCACCGCACGGGCCTGTTGCGCGAACGGTCGGGCGAGTCGGTCGACTTCGTCCACCGCACCTTCCAGGACTACCTGGCCGCCAAGGAGATCGTGGCCCGCGGCCGCTTCCCCACGCTGGTGGACCACGCCCACCAGTCCGAGTGGGAGGAGGTCATCCGCATGGCCGCCGCCCACGCCCGCCCCGAGGAGTGCGCCCAGTTCCTGGAACGGCTGCTGGCGCCCGCGCCGGGACTGCGCCGCCCGCAGATCAACCACCGGCGGCTGATGGCCGCGGCCTGCCTGGACCACGTCACCGAACTCGACCCGGCCGTCCAGCGGCTCGTCCACGACCGCACGAAGAACCTGGTGCGCCCGACGACCGAGCTGGCCGCCCGGGGGCTCGGCTGGGTCGGCCCCATCGTCCTGGAGCTGCTGCCCGACCCGGGCCAGGTCCCCGACGACCGGCAGGCCCTGCTGCTCGCCTGCACCGCGACCCGCGTCCAGGACGACGCGGCCATCGACTACCTGGTCCGGCTGCGCTCCCGTGCCGCCCTGCCGGTGCGCACCGAACTGGCCCGGGGCTGGCGGCACTTCGACACCGAGCGCTACGCCCAGGAGATCATCGCCCACCTGGACCCGGACGGCCTCTACTTCCCGGTCGCCGACACCGCCGAGATGGCGGCGCTGCGCGAACTCGGCGGGCGGCCGCGCATCCAGGTGGCCGGGGTGATGCGGGCCGAGGAGCTGCTGGCGGGATTGCTGCCCGACCAGCTGACCCACCTGTGGCTCAACGCGGAGCTGCCCGACACGGACGTCTCGTGGCTCTCCGGCTTCCCCCAGCTGCGGGTGCTGCGGGTCAATCCCCGGCTGCCGCGGGTGCGGAACGTGCCGGACGGGGTGGAGATCACGGCATAG
- a CDS encoding HAD family acid phosphatase has translation MTVQNGQTRQTRRRTWTRVAGTAAVVAAALTATVTPSVAAPAETPPASVTAAAADDVDYDTWQRDCAAVMDTALPYLKERIADSAPGEKQAVVLDIDNTSLETDFGFSYPQPANRPVLEVAEYAQEHGVALFFVTARPGIIEAPTKWNLAHAGYESSGLYVRGFLDLFKDVAQYKTEQRAEIESDGYTIIANIGNSATDLSGGHAEKTFKLPDYDGQLS, from the coding sequence ATGACCGTTCAGAACGGACAGACCAGACAGACCCGGCGCCGCACCTGGACACGGGTCGCCGGCACGGCCGCCGTGGTCGCGGCGGCGCTCACCGCCACCGTCACACCGTCCGTCGCCGCCCCGGCCGAGACCCCGCCCGCGTCCGTGACGGCGGCCGCCGCCGACGACGTCGACTACGACACCTGGCAGCGGGACTGCGCGGCCGTCATGGACACGGCGCTGCCGTACCTGAAGGAGCGGATCGCCGACTCCGCCCCCGGTGAGAAGCAGGCCGTCGTCCTCGACATCGACAACACCTCCCTGGAGACCGATTTCGGCTTCAGCTACCCCCAGCCCGCCAACCGGCCGGTCCTGGAGGTCGCCGAGTACGCCCAGGAGCACGGCGTCGCCCTGTTCTTCGTGACCGCCCGCCCCGGCATCATCGAGGCGCCCACCAAGTGGAACCTCGCCCACGCCGGGTACGAGTCCTCGGGGCTGTACGTCCGCGGCTTCCTGGACCTGTTCAAGGACGTCGCCCAGTACAAGACCGAACAGCGCGCCGAGATCGAGTCGGACGGCTACACGATCATCGCGAACATCGGCAACAGCGCCACCGACCTGTCGGGCGGCCACGCCGAGAAGACGTTCAAGCTCCCGGACTACGACGGCCAGCTGTCCTGA
- a CDS encoding histone-like nucleoid-structuring protein Lsr2 — protein sequence MAQKVQVLLVDDLDGGEADETVTFALDGKTYEIDLTTANADKLRGLLDPYLKGGRRTGGRASGGRGKARAASGGSQDTAAIRAWAKENGWDVNDRGRVPAKVREAYEQANG from the coding sequence GTGGCACAGAAGGTTCAGGTCCTTCTTGTCGACGACCTCGACGGCGGCGAGGCAGACGAGACCGTGACGTTCGCACTGGACGGCAAGACCTACGAGATCGACCTCACCACCGCCAATGCGGACAAGCTCCGGGGTCTTCTCGATCCGTACCTGAAGGGTGGCCGTCGTACCGGGGGCCGCGCCTCGGGCGGCCGCGGCAAGGCGCGCGCCGCTTCCGGGGGCAGCCAGGACACCGCGGCGATCCGCGCCTGGGCCAAGGAGAACGGCTGGGACGTCAACGACCGCGGCCGCGTCCCCGCGAAGGTCCGCGAGGCGTACGAGCAGGCCAACGGCTGA
- a CDS encoding NACHT domain-containing protein — MVDVTALGARVASSAVVPLVRRLFVRDGPGAGLVDRPVRISALVSFRGEKRNVTPEDVDRIAGELVRRALTSAGPGEEPVDAAEAAAVKDALARTLARLGEITVEDYEAVGLGPERFARELGAGVPLAPYGLGEGGTLLYERLLHTASLHILNFLTQRSTYVARQQTVQTQQLARLVRAVDVLLERLPSQSAEDAGFEERYADHVAARHGTLTIYGLDAGTREWPLDTAYLSLEATRPQHGRQAPAGAGPLRVSAEQVLAGHDQVFLRGVAGSGKTTLVQWLAVTAASRVYDHGLTHLIGRVPFVLPMRRIVRPGAELPLPGDFLRAVGAPVAGEQPPGWAERVLRARRGVLLIDGIDEIADDRRATVRRWLRELVRTFPGNLWLVTSRPSAVPQDWLAAEGFHELDLARMGPTEVDTFIRRWHRAAGAEEAVGEALRRSVRTTTELNRLATNPLMCGMLCALHRDRRGFLPQDRRSLYEAALTMLLERRDRERELHAPAGTALSYATQVQLLQKLAWWLIRNGRAELDRSEALQIIGRARPALNLAGVGDEEVYAALLLRSGLLREPAEGRVDFLHRTFQDYLGSRLAVQEMDFDLLVDHADRDEWEDVILLALAHARPKEAEHMLRRLTEPGTPRGSLLAAAGLHYTAEVEPGVRERVERGLAAHVPPNDLAAAQQVARAGGDLVLGMLPGPDGIDERTAYMTVQTAIEVGSEAALHFLRRYRDHPSEEVQRALAAAWDRFDRARYAHEILAHLSYQSYLMVTTPEDLRTLGALGGWQRLMIHGSYRVEDLTALIVPDRLTHLALDAPHPVEGLSWLSAFPRLSSVYVGTDVDGSVAGQVPAWVAEFETPSSAERTHLGE, encoded by the coding sequence ATGGTCGACGTCACAGCACTCGGGGCCCGTGTCGCGTCCAGCGCGGTCGTACCGCTCGTCCGGCGGCTCTTCGTCCGGGACGGGCCGGGAGCGGGGCTGGTGGACCGCCCGGTGCGGATATCGGCGCTGGTGTCCTTCCGGGGCGAGAAGCGGAACGTCACGCCCGAGGACGTCGACAGGATCGCCGGAGAGCTGGTCCGCAGGGCGCTGACCTCGGCCGGACCCGGCGAGGAGCCCGTGGACGCCGCGGAGGCGGCGGCCGTCAAGGACGCCCTGGCCCGCACGCTCGCCCGGCTCGGCGAGATCACCGTCGAGGACTACGAGGCCGTCGGGCTCGGCCCCGAGCGCTTCGCCCGCGAGCTGGGCGCCGGCGTGCCCCTGGCCCCGTACGGGCTCGGCGAGGGCGGCACGCTGCTGTACGAGCGGCTGCTGCACACCGCCTCGCTGCACATCCTGAACTTCCTCACCCAGCGCTCCACCTACGTCGCCCGCCAGCAGACCGTCCAGACGCAGCAGCTGGCCCGGCTGGTCCGGGCCGTCGACGTCCTGCTGGAACGGCTGCCGTCCCAGTCCGCCGAGGACGCCGGGTTCGAGGAGCGCTACGCGGACCACGTCGCCGCCCGGCACGGCACGCTCACCATCTACGGGCTGGACGCCGGGACCCGGGAGTGGCCGCTGGACACGGCGTACCTGAGCCTGGAGGCGACCCGGCCGCAGCACGGGCGGCAGGCCCCCGCGGGGGCCGGTCCGCTGCGCGTCTCCGCCGAGCAGGTGCTCGCCGGACACGACCAGGTGTTCCTGCGCGGCGTCGCCGGGTCCGGCAAGACGACCCTCGTGCAGTGGCTCGCGGTCACGGCCGCGAGCCGGGTCTACGACCATGGGCTGACCCACCTCATCGGGCGCGTGCCGTTCGTGCTGCCGATGCGCCGGATCGTGCGGCCGGGGGCGGAGCTGCCGTTACCCGGGGACTTCCTGCGGGCGGTCGGCGCGCCCGTCGCGGGAGAGCAGCCGCCCGGCTGGGCCGAGCGTGTTCTGCGGGCCCGGCGCGGGGTACTGCTGATCGACGGCATCGACGAGATCGCGGACGACCGCCGGGCCACGGTCCGCCGCTGGCTCCGCGAACTGGTGCGGACCTTCCCGGGCAACCTGTGGCTGGTCACCTCGCGCCCCTCGGCCGTACCGCAGGACTGGCTGGCCGCCGAGGGGTTCCACGAACTGGACCTCGCCCGCATGGGACCTACGGAGGTCGACACGTTCATACGGCGCTGGCACCGTGCGGCCGGGGCCGAGGAAGCGGTGGGCGAGGCGCTGCGACGGTCCGTGCGGACCACCACCGAACTGAACCGCCTGGCCACCAACCCCCTCATGTGCGGCATGCTGTGCGCCCTGCACCGCGACCGGCGCGGTTTCCTCCCGCAGGACCGACGGTCCCTGTACGAGGCCGCTCTGACCATGCTCCTGGAACGCCGGGACCGCGAGCGCGAGCTGCACGCCCCCGCCGGGACCGCCCTGTCGTACGCGACCCAGGTGCAGCTGCTGCAGAAGCTGGCGTGGTGGCTGATCCGCAACGGCCGGGCGGAGCTGGACCGGTCCGAAGCACTCCAGATCATCGGCCGGGCCCGGCCGGCGCTGAACCTCGCCGGTGTCGGCGACGAGGAGGTATACGCCGCGCTGCTGCTGCGCTCCGGACTGCTGCGCGAGCCCGCCGAGGGCCGGGTGGACTTCCTGCACCGCACCTTCCAGGACTATCTGGGCTCCCGGCTGGCCGTTCAGGAGATGGACTTCGACCTGCTGGTCGACCACGCCGACCGGGACGAGTGGGAGGACGTGATCCTGCTTGCCCTCGCGCACGCCCGGCCCAAAGAGGCGGAGCACATGCTGCGCCGGCTCACGGAGCCGGGCACCCCGCGCGGCTCGCTGCTCGCGGCGGCCGGACTGCACTACACGGCGGAGGTGGAGCCGGGGGTCCGCGAGCGGGTGGAGCGGGGGCTCGCGGCCCATGTCCCGCCGAACGACCTGGCGGCGGCGCAGCAGGTGGCGCGGGCCGGGGGTGATCTGGTGCTGGGCATGCTGCCCGGCCCGGACGGCATCGACGAGCGGACGGCGTACATGACCGTGCAGACCGCGATCGAGGTCGGCAGCGAGGCGGCGCTGCACTTCCTGCGCCGCTACCGGGACCATCCGAGCGAGGAGGTCCAGCGGGCCCTGGCCGCCGCATGGGACCGCTTCGACCGGGCCCGGTACGCGCACGAGATCCTCGCCCACCTGTCCTACCAGTCGTATCTCATGGTGACCACGCCCGAGGACCTCCGCACGCTCGGCGCACTGGGCGGCTGGCAGCGCCTCATGATCCACGGCTCCTACCGGGTCGAGGACCTGACGGCCCTGATCGTGCCCGACCGGCTCACGCACCTGGCACTCGACGCACCGCACCCGGTGGAGGGGCTGTCCTGGCTGTCGGCCTTCCCCCGCCTGTCATCGGTCTACGTGGGCACGGACGTGGACGGGTCGGTGGCCGGGCAGGTCCCGGCCTGGGTGGCGGAGTTCGAGACGCCGTCGTCCGCAGAGCGCACCCACCTCGGGGAGTAA